A window of Erpetoichthys calabaricus chromosome 12, fErpCal1.3, whole genome shotgun sequence contains these coding sequences:
- the LOC114661955 gene encoding testis-expressed protein 33 isoform X1, with amino-acid sequence MKMNEAEVNDGRGASSRSHRSHETPAGTPVSRQSSQDLNPKMPSHNEQCPGTTITDLIPANILHKFGTANVKKLVTEVELKAFMESLAQRSLKPSQAGPAADVSCDLSSPYQALGHSLRANTFPGAPQPGQSLFNDSFTPDVPAKSRRNPQVWFGRRTDDLGRWTEKNILHSRLKKALGEVQKSPGKT; translated from the exons atgaaaatgaatgaagcagAGGTGAACGATGGTAGAGGGGCATCAAGCAGGAGTCACAGGTCCCATGAAACACCTGCGGGTACCCCTGTTTCAAGGCAAAGCAGCCAAGATTTAAATCCTAAGATGCCAAGTCACAATGAGCAGTGTCCCGGGACCACCATTACTGACCTCATTCCTGCCAACATCTTGCACAAGTTCGGGACTGCAAATGTGAAGAAGCTGGTGACAGAAGTAGAA CTGAAGGCCTTCATGGAGTCTTTGGCTCAGCGCAGTCTCAAGCCCAGTCAAGCAGGCCCAGCAGCAGATGTTTCTTGTGACTTGAGCTCACCATACCAAGCACTGGGTCACTCCCTGAGAGCCAACACTTTCCCAG ggGCCCCTCAGCCCGGCCAGTCTCTGTTCAATGACTCCTTCACACCTGATGTGCCTGCCAAGTCTCGCAGGAACCCACAGGTCTGGTTCGGAAGAAGGACAGATGACCTAG GtcggtggacagaaaaaaacatcctTCACAGCCGTCTGAAGAAAGCTCTGGGCGAGGTGCAGAAAAGCCCTGGAAAAACATAG
- the LOC114661955 gene encoding testis-expressed protein 33 isoform X2 has translation MKMNEAELKAFMESLAQRSLKPSQAGPAADVSCDLSSPYQALGHSLRANTFPGAPQPGQSLFNDSFTPDVPAKSRRNPQVWFGRRTDDLGRWTEKNILHSRLKKALGEVQKSPGKT, from the exons atgaaaatgaatgaagcagAG CTGAAGGCCTTCATGGAGTCTTTGGCTCAGCGCAGTCTCAAGCCCAGTCAAGCAGGCCCAGCAGCAGATGTTTCTTGTGACTTGAGCTCACCATACCAAGCACTGGGTCACTCCCTGAGAGCCAACACTTTCCCAG ggGCCCCTCAGCCCGGCCAGTCTCTGTTCAATGACTCCTTCACACCTGATGTGCCTGCCAAGTCTCGCAGGAACCCACAGGTCTGGTTCGGAAGAAGGACAGATGACCTAG GtcggtggacagaaaaaaacatcctTCACAGCCGTCTGAAGAAAGCTCTGGGCGAGGTGCAGAAAAGCCCTGGAAAAACATAG